A section of the Bacillus pumilus genome encodes:
- the cax gene encoding calcium/proton exchanger, producing MNRLFLVIVAIGVPLSVIGSFLHFPQVVMFAVYCIAIIGLASFMGRATESLAIIAGPRIGGLLNATFGNAVELIISFFALKQGLTAIVLASLTGSVIGNLLLVAGLSFFVGGLKYKRQVFNVHDARHNSGLLMFAIIVAFVIPEVFSVEMAEEKQFVLSIGISIVMILLYVAALYFKLVSHRGVYVAKQESMDGEAETEEIPEWSGKFATLILLLATIAVAYISERLVHTFDTVGEQFGWSELFIGVIIVAIVGNAAEHASAVIMAYKNKMDVAVEIAFGSTLQVAMMVAPILVISSLFFNTQMPLIFSLPELIAMASAVLLTVILSNDGDTNWFEGATLLAAYFIMAIGFFLL from the coding sequence ATGAATCGTTTGTTTCTTGTGATTGTCGCAATTGGTGTGCCGTTATCTGTGATTGGCAGTTTTCTTCATTTTCCGCAAGTCGTCATGTTTGCTGTGTATTGTATAGCGATTATTGGCCTTGCTAGTTTTATGGGAAGAGCCACAGAAAGTCTAGCTATCATAGCTGGTCCAAGAATTGGTGGGCTTTTAAACGCCACATTTGGGAATGCGGTGGAGTTAATCATATCGTTTTTTGCATTAAAGCAAGGACTGACAGCCATCGTCCTTGCATCATTAACTGGCTCAGTGATCGGAAATTTACTGCTTGTGGCGGGACTGTCTTTTTTCGTTGGTGGTTTAAAATATAAGCGCCAAGTGTTCAATGTCCACGATGCAAGGCACAACTCGGGCTTGCTCATGTTTGCCATTATTGTGGCGTTTGTTATTCCAGAAGTGTTTTCGGTGGAGATGGCTGAGGAAAAGCAATTTGTTTTAAGTATTGGTATTAGCATTGTGATGATTTTGCTTTATGTTGCAGCACTCTATTTCAAACTGGTGAGCCACCGAGGTGTCTATGTTGCCAAGCAGGAGAGCATGGACGGAGAGGCGGAGACCGAAGAAATTCCTGAATGGTCTGGTAAGTTTGCCACTTTGATTTTGCTGCTTGCAACGATTGCCGTTGCGTACATTTCAGAGCGCCTCGTCCATACATTTGATACAGTGGGAGAACAATTTGGCTGGAGTGAGCTGTTTATCGGAGTCATTATTGTGGCCATCGTCGGCAATGCGGCAGAACATGCCTCAGCTGTCATTATGGCGTATAAAAACAAAATGGATGTCGCAGTGGAAATTGCCTTTGGTTCCACACTTCAGGTTGCGATGATGGTGGCACCAATCCTTGTCATCAGTTCGCTTTTTTTTAATACGCAGATGCCGCTCATTTTCTCTTTACCAGAACTCATTGCAATGGCATCGGCTGTGTTACTCACAGTCATTTTATCAAATGACGGAGATACCAATTGGTTTGAAGGTGCCACATTACTTGCTGCCTATTTCATCATGGCGATTGGATTTTTCCTTTTATAA
- a CDS encoding YfkD famly protein — protein MKKMPRIMFVVLLSLSFLYSFPAEAAKPFKVPSSVASISKENTYPNASQDQPLLQPSELTAELFKTTDVPIENTHLIKMLNESSISGTPLAVGYRATIFLGRWALSYDSNETVANWEYKKVNTNHIDNRGGNKTAIGKYVQKQQVKVSGGLTAKVPNPEDVKTLMMQKAIQKTKLPLAFDTVIGAGTKRDQSYHVSPKKAASLHAYAPAINEKGKVTYGEVYLVLKGNKRKLVVKNVTSQGIGAWIPVQDHLTFGFQGMN, from the coding sequence ATGAAAAAGATGCCCCGCATCATGTTTGTTGTTCTCTTATCCTTAAGTTTTCTATACAGCTTTCCAGCGGAGGCGGCGAAGCCATTTAAGGTGCCATCGTCTGTCGCCAGTATCTCCAAGGAGAATACGTATCCGAACGCGTCACAGGATCAGCCCCTGCTCCAGCCGAGCGAGCTGACAGCCGAATTGTTTAAAACAACGGATGTGCCGATTGAGAATACCCATTTGATCAAAATGCTGAATGAATCCAGCATTTCAGGGACGCCATTAGCTGTTGGTTACCGCGCGACTATTTTCCTTGGAAGATGGGCACTGAGCTACGATTCAAACGAGACGGTCGCCAACTGGGAATACAAAAAAGTGAATACGAATCACATTGATAACAGAGGCGGCAACAAAACAGCCATTGGCAAATACGTTCAAAAGCAGCAAGTGAAAGTAAGCGGCGGGCTCACAGCAAAGGTGCCAAACCCGGAAGATGTGAAAACATTGATGATGCAAAAAGCGATTCAAAAAACAAAGCTGCCCCTCGCATTTGACACAGTCATTGGCGCAGGGACAAAACGAGATCAGTCGTACCATGTCTCTCCGAAAAAAGCCGCGTCGCTTCATGCCTATGCACCAGCCATTAACGAAAAAGGGAAGGTCACATACGGAGAAGTGTACCTTGTGCTAAAAGGAAATAAACGCAAACTCGTCGTAAAAAACGTGACCTCGCAAGGAATCGGCGCTTGGATTCCTGTTCAGGATCATCTGACGTTTGGATTTCAAGGGATGAATTAA